In Mustela lutreola isolate mMusLut2 chromosome 16, mMusLut2.pri, whole genome shotgun sequence, the genomic window CGCATCCAGACGGTCATAGACGAATGCACGCAGATCAttgcccgcgcccgcgccccggTCCCAGGCGCACCCGCGCCCCTCCCCACACCCGTGCCCCCACCTCTTGCACCTGCGCAGCTACGCCACCGTCTGCGCCACTTGCTTGCGGCGCGCCCTCCGGGCCACCCAGGCGCGGCGCATAGCCGCAAGCAGCGCCAGCCAGCGCGCCTGCAGCTGCCCGCGCCCACCGCGCCCACCAAGGCCGAGGGGTCAGAGGACCCCGCCCTGCCAGCGGCCCCAgacgacggcggcggcggcgactgCGACGAGGAGACCGACGATGAAACCGACGGTGAGGACGGTGAAGGCGGCGGCCCGGGAGAGggccaggcgcccccttccttcCCTGACTGCGCCGCCGGCTTCCTCACCTCTGCCCCTGACAGCGCCTGCGAGGAGCCGCCCGCACCCACCGGCCTCTCGGACTACGGCGGCGCCGGGAGGGACTTCCTTAGGGGGGCCTCGGCGGCCGAGGACGTGTTCCCGGAGAGTTACGTGTCCGCTTGGCAAGATGAGGATGGCACTGCCGCGGAAGCCTGCCCCCCCGATACCCCGGCTCCGCCTGACTGCGTCCTGTCCGGATCCCGCGTCCCCAGCGTGAAGACCCCGGGCCCCCCAGTCTCGATTTTCCCTTTTCATCTGGGCGCTCCTGGGCCGCCTGCGCAGCCTTCTCCCGCACCCTCCGGGCCGGCTCCTGCACTCTCCTCCGCCTTCTACCCAGCGCTCCAGCCAGATGCGGCCCCAAGTGCGCCTCTGGGGGAGGCACCGGCCCCAccgcctgctgctcctgctgcggCCCCCTCGGCCACCCCTGCCCGAGCCCCAGGTGCTGCCGAGTCACCTGCCTATGAATGCAGTCACTGCCGCAAGACGTTCAGCTCACGGAAAAACTACACCAAGCACATGTTCATCCACTCCGGTGAGCCAGGATGGATCTCTGAGCCCCTTGGTCATTAGAGATTCAAGCCTGAGAGAGGATTGGGCACTGGGCAAGCGGGTGGAGGCA contains:
- the ZBTB45 gene encoding zinc finger and BTB domain-containing protein 45, whose translation is MAAAEAVHHIHLQNFSRSLLETLNGQRLGGHFCDVTVRIREASLRAHRCVLAAGSPFFQDKLLLGHSEIRVPPVVPAQTVRQLVEFLYSGSLVVAQGEALQVLTAASVLRIQTVIDECTQIIARARAPVPGAPAPLPTPVPPPLAPAQLRHRLRHLLAARPPGHPGAAHSRKQRQPARLQLPAPTAPTKAEGSEDPALPAAPDDGGGGDCDEETDDETDGEDGEGGGPGEGQAPPSFPDCAAGFLTSAPDSACEEPPAPTGLSDYGGAGRDFLRGASAAEDVFPESYVSAWQDEDGTAAEACPPDTPAPPDCVLSGSRVPSVKTPGPPVSIFPFHLGAPGPPAQPSPAPSGPAPALSSAFYPALQPDAAPSAPLGEAPAPPPAAPAAAPSATPARAPGAAESPAYECSHCRKTFSSRKNYTKHMFIHSGEKPHQCAVCWRSFSLRDYLLKHMVTHTGVRAFQCAVCAKRFTQKSSLNVHMRTHRPERAPCPACGKVFSHRALLERHLAAHPAP